The Solanum lycopersicum chromosome 9, SLM_r2.1 genome window below encodes:
- the LOC101246082 gene encoding uncharacterized protein LOC101246082, translating to MMGVETVTESFFNLWRTSRKSSTSEPERKNVIGILAFEIATLMSKVVNLWQCLSERRIDKLREEISSSLGIQKLVAEDDKYLMDLAIAEIIDNLGSLTKSLATLGKRCADPVYHNLERIFEDPVEIELNGCAWRYKLKKMERKVKKMERFVAATTQLYQELEVLAELEQTLRRMQAGASSGQMKLLEFRQKVIWQREEVKNLREMSPWVRTYDYTVRLLLRSIFTIIMRIKYLFGTNQSEVSGGSNHFEGIDNGYLDRSRSISALTLSSVYPSENSTSESYLGSIGRSFSSLGLSGNKDRPTNRKSLARQSSVFCGKPPQPRSRRFANVGSFKGCMNSGTDSPVLESCMPSNSDVSKSDDSFQKDTDKFEDTNPVPASSNGVILTKGSLFNFKRKLLIVPEDTLGYAALTLKYANIIILLEKLASAPHLISLDARDDLYNMLPASIRNSLRLRLKLFAKSLTSSVYDASLAAEWSLALGRILEWLSPLAHNTIRWHSERNFEKQRLVYGANVLLVQTLYFANQTRTEAAVIELLMGLNYLSRFGREVSAKPLMESSCGRTSSEYFIHRDSNSNAYNHMYHD from the coding sequence ATGATGGGAGTCGAAACTGTGACAGAATCATTTTTTAACTTGTGGAGAACTTCGCGGAAGAGCTCTACTTCAGAGCCCGAGAGGAAGAATGTTATAGGAATTCTTGCATTTGAAATTGCAACTTTGATGTCTAAGGTGGTTAACTTGTGGCAGTGTCTAAGTGAAAGGCGAATCGACAAGTTAAGAGAAGAAATCTCGAGTTCACTTGGCATTCAGAAGCTTGTTGCTGAAGATGACAAATATCTTATGGATCTTGCTATTGCTGAGATAATTGACAATTTGGGATCTCTGACGAAGTCATTGGCTACACTCGGTAAGAGATGTGCTGATCCAGTTTATCACAATCTTGAACGAATATTTGAAGATCCAGTTGAAATCGAACTCAATGGGTGTGCATGGAGATATAAGCTTAAGAAAATGGAGCGCAAGGTTAAGAAAATGGAGAGATTTGTTGCAGCCACGACTCAATTGTATCAGGAGCTCGAAGTGCTCGCAGAGCTTGAGCAAACATTGAGGCGGATGCAGGCTGGTGCTAGTTCAGGTCAGATGAAACTGCTCGAGTTTAGGCAAAAGGTTATATGGCAACGAGAGGAAGTGAAGAATTTGAGAGAAATGTCTCCTTGGGTTAGAACTTATGACTATACTGTTCGTCTTTTGCTTCGATCTATTTTCACAATAATCATGAGGATTAAGTACCTATTTGGGACAAATCAGTCTGAAGTTTCCGGAGGAAGCAACCATTTTGAGGGCATCGATAACGGTTATCTTGATCGTAGCCGGTCTATATCTGCTCTTACTCTGTCGTCTGTTTATCCATCTGAAAATAGCACGTCGGAGTCTTATTTAGGTTCTATAGGCAGGTCATTTTCAAGCCTTGGTCTAAGTGGAAATAAAGATAGACCAACTAATAGAAAATCCCTTGCTCGACAGTCATCTGTCTTTTGCGGAAAGCCACCACAGCCAAGATCCAGGCGATTTGCTAATGTTGGATCTTTTAAAGGATGCATGAATAGTGGCACTGATTCACCTGTTCTTGAGAGTTGCATGCCTTCCAACAGTGATGTATCAAAATCAGATGACAGTTTCCAAAAAGATACTGATAAGTTTGAAGACACAAATCCTGTTCCCGCCTCCTCCAATGGCGTAATTTTGACTAAAGGTTCTCTTTTCAATTTCAAGCGTAAGCTGTTAATCGTTCCTGAAGATACTCTTGGTTATGCTGCTTTAACACTCAAGTACGCGAACATCATCATACTTCTAGAGAAACTGGCGTCGGCTCCACATTTAATCAGTCTTGATGCTAGAGATGATCTATACAATATGCTGCCTGCTAGCATTAGAAACTCTCTAAGGTTAAGATTAAAATTGTTCGCTAAATCATTGACTTCATCTGTTTATGATGCTTCTCTTGCAGCAGAGTGGAGTTTGGCACTCGGAAGGATATTAGAATGGTTGTCTCCACTTGCTCATAACACGATAAGGTGGCATTCTGAACGGAACTTTGAGAAACAACGACTGGTTTATGGGGCTAACGTGCTTCTCGTGCAGACTCTCTACTTTGCAAACCAAACCAGAACTGAAGCTGCAGTCATTGAACTTCTCATGGGTCTGAATTACCTTTCAAGATTCGGAAGAGAGGTTAGTGCAAAACCGTTGATGGAGTCATCTTGCGGTAGAACTAGTAGTGAGTATTTTATCCACAGGGATAGTAACTCGAACGCGTACAACCACATGTATCATGATTAA